Genomic segment of Cyprinus carpio isolate SPL01 chromosome A13, ASM1834038v1, whole genome shotgun sequence:
GTCTCGTTCTGAGTTTATCTCTGGCTGACCTTGTCTTGTTTTCTCCAGCTCAGGCAAACATGATGCTGGACAAGGATGGAAAGAAGAAACACTCCAGACCAACTTTTTCCGGACAGCAGATTTTCGCCCTGGAGAAAACCTTCGAGCAGACCAAATATCTGGCCGGTCCGGAGCGAGCTCGACTCGCGTATTCTCTGGGAATGACCGAGAGCCAAGTCAAGGTAAACACAGGCggggtttattaataaaaacgtttttatttctctctctcttaatgcaaacattaatattattttatctgcGAAAGTCACTCTCGGCAAAACTGTTGGagcattaatttataatgtaattattattatatttttaagcaaaaaacatCACTGTCAGTATTGCACAGCATCTAGCAGGCTATATTTACACACTGTCTGGTCAACATggatttgcttttattatttgaatCAGTTCATCATGCACACTTTGCTTGGTTTAATTGATTTCACTTCACTTGCGTGCAACTattgcatttcttttaaataataataattgatcacGCATATGGACAGTGTGCTGAAGCGCTTATTTTGTCTTTCTCAGGTTTGGTTTCAAAACAGAAGAACCAAATGGCGCAAGAGACACGCGGCTGAGATGGCCACGGCTAAAAAGAAACACGACTCAGAGacggagaagatgaaggagagcTCAGAGAACGAGGATGATGATGAATATAACAAACCTCTGGATCCGAACTCCGACGACGAGAAAATCACGAGACTGTTAAAAAAGCACAAGACGAGTAACCTGTCCCTTATCAGCCCGTGCAGCAACAGCTCGGACACTTTGTGATGAAGCTGAGCAAAAGACTCTCCATCATCTGCTTCAGATTCTTCTGGAGAACGAGGCAGAATTAAGCAGGGTATAAACACTGTTCACGCTGCTTCTGCTTTGCTCTGAACGCGGTTGTACAGTTAGAAGTGGACGTgagatgtatatatattttttactgagtaaattatgttattaaagcatcatcatcttcatcatcatcattaagaTAATTTCTGTCTTCGATCGAAGAAGAATAACGCCTTCTCCGCCTCAAAGTTCCACTTCTTTATTTTGGAAACACAAAGTGTATAAAGAAGTGCCAGAGCTGTAAATGATGTGAAtagaatttgttttaataatgtcctTTTGGCCGCTGGAGTTTATGTTTTACCTCACAACACGGAGAATACACAGATATGGACATAAATATTGACGAAGAGAATATTATCGCTTCCGTGAGGACGGAAGAAAAAACTTTGTATcatcaataaattatttaacaagccaatgttttaaatatgccctggtcctttttttaatttaatgtttattggtTGTTTGTAGCGCATTTGTGTGTGGAGGAAATTGTTgcaaatgcatattattttataggCATCTGTGCGTTAATATTCtatagtaatgataataaaaatcttacataATTTGAGATACAAGCGTTCATTTAAAGACGAGTACGCGCTTAAAGAGGGAAAACTAATTTCGATGTAATAGGAGTATTTAGTCTTTTTACAGACCatgaggttttatttttaagagcccGGACTGATGAAGATAATCAGTAAAAGCtctttaaacatgcatttatagattcgtttatatttgtatttattacatcTTTTCAGTCGGTGTTATTCTCGTGACCGCATCAactattacaaatttttttttgtgatatgcaatttatttttaaatagtaatgacaGTAGACTATGATTTCGATATTAATCGTAACGAATATCGCGTtgttgccatgttttttttttcaataaatgttcTTAAAACGTGCATAGAAATATACTTACATGCAAAAGAAAGATATATTCCCGACCTTTGTTTGTGAGAGTTTCTGCTGTCAGTTATGAGTATTTCCACTTTTAAACAAAGATATTCAGCCACTACAAATGATAATATCATCGTATATTCagttatataatgatttttatagtTTGATCAAAATGAACAcacaatatcataaatatatatatataatatatatatatatatatatatatatatatatatatatatatatatatattgatggcaaatgcatgtaaatgtgaattttttctCAGGGACCACCAATGATGgcaaatgcatgtaaatgtgaAAGGCTTGTTTGTGGATCTCATGGTGTTATTGATGACAAAGAGGCactgcttcattcattcattcattcactgagtTCTAATGGTTTTATTGCTTTTGGAGGTCTAATCGCTATCTGCTTAAAGAAAAGAGTGGATCCTAACACCATAACCtcacctaaaaacaaaaacaaacaaaacaaacacaaacccaaTTACCACTAACCACAAATCAGAAATCAAGAATCAGTCGAACGCATCGATGACTCTGTAGTGTGGACAGTGTTGGGAAAAACTGTTACTCAGGACTAAAACACACACGTAAAGTGTACAGAGATTTCTCCTGGGCCTTGATTTGAGTGTATTTGCACAATGCCATCGTATCTCAATAATTCAATAGTTGGcacacaataatataataacaagaaatcatatgaaaaaaaaactaaggaaaAAAGGATACAGCTATTTAAGATACCCAGGCctatttaaaatatcacattcAACCTTAACATTATTACACAGAAATAAGTTAGAATAAGAACAGCACTGTAAGAACTGCTACTGAAACTATCTTATATACTTGCTTGGTTTATGGcacttcttaaaagaaaaaaaaaattggctatatatatatataaatcagcatTTTCTGCTTATGATGATGCGGATTTAGTCGTTTCTTTAAAACTAttcaaacatttcaactttaCACCCAAAGCAGCCGTTTGTATCAATATGTCAGCTTATAATAGTTTTGGTATGCATTATAAATCATCTCTTTaaaaagtacagtatataaaatgagACTCGGCGGTTGTATGCGGCACAGCAAATCAAGAAAAAACCAAGATAAACAAGAGTCAGGAAAGGAAGAAAATCATCCGAATGCTTGAACAGaatatatctatctattctaagagagagaaagactcaAAATCTCCAAACAGCACTAAAATCAGCATGTACAAATAAACCTAACCACAGAGAAATACAACAACTGGCTTCGCattgcactttttaaaacatct
This window contains:
- the LOC109094339 gene encoding homeobox protein Nkx-6.2 produces the protein MLAVGQMDGNRQSAFVLGSTPLAALHNMTEMKTSLFPYALQNPAGFKAPSFSNLNSQIALGTPHGISDILGRPITSAGQLLSGFPRINGLTSAGMYFNPAAVSRYPKPLTELPGRAPIFWPGMMQGSPWRDPRVPCPAQANMMLDKDGKKKHSRPTFSGQQIFALEKTFEQTKYLAGPERARLAYSLGMTESQVKVWFQNRRTKWRKRHAAEMATAKKKHDSETEKMKESSENEDDDEYNKPLDPNSDDEKITRLLKKHKTSNLSLISPCSNSSDTL